From Malaya genurostris strain Urasoe2022 chromosome 2, Malgen_1.1, whole genome shotgun sequence:
gccgctggatcacaaaaagaatcttcctcaaaaatccctcctggatggggcaataatcaaccacaagcaaaggatgactctggtgatttattttctgctgaacaactgatcgtcatttttgaaacaatgacaacaaaactacgaaactgcagaacgcggttagatcaaatcaacgccttaggcaaattcatcatcgaatgtgcaatataatgagttggttatagtaaattggaatgcttgctcactcaggagcaaaactgctgaattgtccgactttcttcaagagaagaatgccgatattgctattttaactgaaactcatcttaaacctgaaatttctatttatatttccaattacaggattcacaggctcgacagagcAACTACCAgaagagggggagttgccattgccattaaacgatccattcagcacaggcttctgtcagcctttaaattgcaactcatagaagccatcggaattgagattacaacgacaatgggacccatcatcatcattgcagcgtactgccccaaacaaaccaatcttcgagatggtacgtgtgcatcattgaagcgagatctggctatgctcactcgacgacagaacaaattcatcattgctggggacctgaacgcacggcatgagctgtggggaaacaaaagacagaatcgaaacggattcgtacttgccgaagattacgaagatggacagtacaacatcctcgctccggatcaaccaacgcgactttccagatcgggagttaaTTCCATgttggatatatatatatatatatatatatatatatatatatatatatatatatatatatatatatatatatatatatatatatatatatatatatatatatatatatatatatatatatatatatatatatatatatatatatatatatatatatatatatatatatatatatatatatatatatatatatatatatatcagcaacatcgccatagacagctttccggttgtcttcaacgagctatcttccgaccactttccagtaatattgacgttgggatcttcaccagaaacagtgactattcaacctcggaggaactattatcgcaccgattgggtccaatttcaacatatcgccgaccaacttattaatatcgatttgccacttgattccctgaTGGAAATCgttgcagccctatcttccttccagcattcaatcacagtcgctcgtgataggacggtgccagtacaacatatgccgagttcctctcttcaaatcgacagtgtcaccaagaaactcatccgacttcggaatatctaccggaggcagtatcaacgaactggcattctagataggaagactacttataacaacttaactaggataatccaggaaaggatatctgagcttcgcaacaggaacttccagcaaaagcttcgagaaattctcccacattcaaagcctttctggtccttaacgaaggtgcttaagaaaaagctGAAgattattcctcctctgatgtcaccccaggacgcagctgaaggaatacctttaatcacaccagtagagaaagcaaatgcgctaggccagcagtttgtgtgttctcacaatttaggacttaacatttttagtccatatgaaagagccgttgctgatagcgtagctgaggttgaccaatcagacagcttggttcctgaggaaagtagagtcactgcaaatgagctgatggctattgtgaaaaaatccaaaaatatgaaggcccccggtttcgacaacacattcaacattgagctgaaacatttgagtattcgctcatttgtcttcttagctgaaatttttaacaggtgctgggagcttggttacttcccttcaatgtagaagttagctaaagttatcccagtttcaaaaccggggaaagatccttccttttccaagagctattggcccatcagcttactctctgccctatccaagctgtttgaaaagtcaatacaaaggcgaattcttgctttcgcagatgaacaggatatatttctggaagaacagtttgggttccggaaaggaagatccaccatccaccaactcacaagggttaacaacgtcatccagcaaaacaaatcagtgtccaaaacgactgccatggcaatattggatattgaaaaggcaatcgataatgtgtggcacgatggactggtgttcaaactgcatcgatataattttcccatgtatcttattaaaattatcaaaaattatcttgcagatagagcattccaggtttgtctgaataatgcactttcagaaagatttactattcctgctggtgtaccccagggaagtatcctaggtcccattctatacaacattttcacatcagacatcctacctcttccaggtggtggtgttctgtcacaatttgctgatgatactgccattctttacaaaggtcgtgtcattaatgctctgaagaataaactacagacaggtctggacgctttaacggaatattttacaagctggaaaattgtgatcaatgcagcaaaaactcaggtcatcttgtttccacattcaagatctccaaaacttgttccatcagacgaatgcagaatacgattcggtgatgaggtcattcaatggtccgatgaatctatctatctaggactcacctttgacagacatctgatattcaggtcacatgttgacaaaatcatttttttttaatgtggaacacatttttgttttctatatagcggtgcgaactagaaactcaagaaaaatacacgtagaaatgtggtcaggttttgaacaattacagctcagtcaattttgtatcaatgattaatattatgtcaccatttgattggaaatatttctacgttttgatttgaatgttcatagccatgtatttttaattttatatcattgaaatgttgattaatagctagcagtgtcctattttggctgcaaaaaaatctccggcataccggatttccctgccatagacgacggtttagaaggagtaagcgatatatcaaagggaaagcagcgctctgattggtcaatcgatgcaaaagtgaagctgttggaagcacgcgaagctataaatataagcaaaattatagctaacgtttcagtcctacacgtagcttgctagaggtaggttgttgctacacagcaagataaaaagtgccataaacgatttgaagcttctattggtatgctctgatcttgtgtcatgcaagattggatgaaaccccatgttatgtcgtttcgcctgataaattgacaactaccagggtaaattttgagtgcataaggttaatttcttatttatataagatgaactcgattgaaaatgagaaaaagtttatcgtttcaaccgaaatcgcaaaatggtagtaatggtagagaaacgctataaaaataactgcttgcatacaaaacttgaacacaagcttggtgaagagaagcttagagCTTAGAAgcttagagtctatattctgggttcgcgtgttcggtgttgattcctaataaggatcaatctaagcagactcttgtgcatttgcggaatcaagtgtgacgattaattgaaaatatcaatcattggaaattttggttgccatgttaaacatcaacggctcgaacaaccccatgggctgatccttgtagttttttttttaatatcgtttATTTGTTTAAAATACTATTTACATTTCATAATTCATATCTAAGATTGAATTCCAATTCATTAATGTTAATTACAGTATTGGATTTGTTAACAAAATTTATAtaaattgtaaataatttcaagaGTTTTGCTTTCGTTGCATGATTTATTCCGTTTAGCACAGGTACCATCAAGTGGTCGAATTCCAATCGTCTCCAAGCGTATAGTGATGAAAGATGTCGTTGAAGTAATCGCCAGGCTGGTGCAACTCTCGGGCATTCACAAAATTTGTGTCGTAATGTTTCCACTGTCGCGGTGCAATGTAAGCAATTCTCGCTGTCGACGCATTGCATCACTTGTAGCAGTTGTCTGTGCTCGGTTTTCCCATTCACGAATAGGTAAAGATCGCTTCGCTGTTGCGAAGTTAGACCTTTAGTGCAATGTATATTGTTCCATGCCTTATGCCATTCTCGAATCCAGTTCTCTCGTTCTATTCTAGGTTCCTCAGTGTCTTCTATGTAGAAACGGTGTATGAGATCGGACGAAGGATTATGTTGTAGTTGCTCCGGTAGCagtggaaaatgtgtgtgtattAATTTCAGACAGGGACAATTGGTTGGTAGAATTACTTGGTTGGGATTGTTTAGGAATACTAGCGATTTATAGTACGGCATTGAGTCTTTTTCCTGTGCGTGACGGTTGATTAGTAATGCCTTGCATTTCAAAGCGGGTAACTGCAACTTAAGTCCACCTTGGGCTTTATCTCGTGCTAGTTGTTGTATTGGTACTCGCGCTGGTATTCCTCGCCATAGAAAATTACCCATCGTAGATGTTAATTTCGCTATGTGGATACTTGATGGGGGAACAGTAGAGGCTACGTACCATATTCTAGCAGTTATAAATGTGTTGAGTAGTGTGACTTTTTGAAAAAGCGTTAAAGATCTCATCGAGTGTAGCCAGATTAGACGTGTGAATTTCACCACTAAGTTGTCCCAGTTTAGTTTTATCATGTCACGAATAGAATTGGTGAATATTATGCCAAGTACCTTGATCGTTGTTGCTGTCTGTAGCCACGGCACTACTAAGGGGTCCCGATTAATGAATCCAACGTCTATCGATGTTGTTTTAGATAGATTCAAAATCGCCCCGGATACACGTGAGAAACGAGTGAACAAATCGTATATTTACTCGACTTGTGGGTGGGTGGTAGCAATTACACTTATGTCATCAGCATACGCGACGACCAGATCATTCCCGCATACTTGTTCTATTCGTTGTAGCAAAGGATGAATATACAAGCTGAACAGTATACTGGAGATAGGGCTGCCTTGGGGAACCGAACGCTGGATGGGAAAAGCGGCGGATAGGTGTCCGTTTATGAGCAAGCGAGACGAAGATGCGTTCGAGAATCTGCTTGTACTGTAGGCAAGCGGAATCCGATGATGTTGATTGGGTTCAATGCGAAAAATGTCAGCGGTGGGCTCATTTTTCTTGCGCGGGTGTTGATTCGGAAATAGTCAACATCAACTGGTCGTGTCAACGATGCAAAGTGTTGAGCGTTCCAGATACTGCACCGAAAAGGCGTGGAAAGAAATCGGTCTCTAATAGCGATGCAGGTTCCGATCGTGGAGGTAGTTCCGTCCAAGAGCCGACTGAGAAGCAGTTGGAGGAGGAACAGCTTGCGATGGAAATGGAATTCGCGAAGCAGATGGATTTACGGAAAGCGCGTCTTGAAAGACAGCAGGCATGGAACGAGTTTCGTTTGAAGCAAGAGCGGGAGATGCGCAAATTGGAGCACCAAGCACAGCGAAAAATGGAGGAGCAGCAGTTAGAGCATGAGCAGGAAATGCTGGATAGGCAAATGGCGGCAGAGCGAGAATTTCTCCAGAAGCGTGATGCGATTAGGAAGCAATTTGATAACAGTGTTATGAAGGTTAAAGCACTGAAAGATCAAAGTGGTCCTGTTCGCAATTCATCGATGATTAAACCAACGAAAATGGTAAATCAATGGCTCCATGGAGATAATCGGGGTGCTCACCGCAGAATGAATGATGGCGAAGATCCAAAACGAACAGGAATGGGCCCTGTCGACGATGAAGGCGATTCTGAGTGGAATCATGAAGTTAGCGACGGTAGTGATGTGTCGGAAGTTCCCAGGAGTAGAAACAACCGTAGTAGAGTCCGCTTGAGTGAAGGAACAAACGGGTCGGGGTGCAGAGTTGGTCGAATCACGAGAGATCAGCTAGCCGCTAGAAAAGCAGTTTCTCAGAATCTTCCGAAGTTTAAGGGAGAGCCAGAAGTTTGGCCATTGTTCATTAGCAGTTTCGAATTCACCACCGCTGCTTGTGGATTTTCGAATCTGGAAAATCTGAAACGTTTGCAGGATTGCTTACAGGGTGACGCGCTTGAGGCGGTCAGAAGTCGGCTAATTCTTCCAGATTCCGTACCAGATGTGATCGGTGATCTTCGTAATCTTTTTGGAAGACCAGAGAAGTTGTTGAAATCGTTACTGTCGAAGGTAAGAAGCGCTCCAGCTCCGAGAGCTGATCGACTGGAGACATTTTTGCATTTTGGCATCACTGTTAAGCAATTATGTGACCATCTTGAGGCAGCACGGCTTAATGATCATTTAAATAACCCAATGCTAGTACAAGAGTTGGTTGACAAATTGCCACCTAGTTACAAGCTGGATTGGGTCCGGTACAAACGAGGAAAGGTGGATAGTTCTCTGCGAATGTTTACAAATTTTATAAATGACATAGTCTCGGACGTGTCAGAGGTCACAGAGTTTTCTGCTTTGTCAATGAGCGATGCCGGGCATTCTGGAAGAGGAAATCTTCGGAAGAAGGAGTTCGTGCATCTACATGATTCGGATCAGAAAAGGACTGAAGTTCGGAATGACACAGTCAGTAAGCAGTGTTGGATTTGTAAACGAACGGATCACCTCATCAAATTTTGCGAAGATTTCAAGCGGATGAATGTTGCAGAGCGGTTGAGAGAAGTCGAGCGACACCAGTTATGTAGCATTTGCTTGAATAAACATGGTAACAGTTGGTGCACATCGAAGATTCGATGCATGGTGCGGAATTGTAAGGGAAGTCATCACTCTCTGTTGCACAGAGTGAAGGAATCAGTACGGCTGCAGAAGGTTGAGTGCAACACGATCGGAAATCCGGAGAACAATGTAATTTTTCGGATGATGCCAGTGACGTTGTATGTTGGAGAGCGTCAATTCGATACAGTGGCGTTTCTGGATGAAGGGTCATCCGCAACTCTGGTAGACGACGTAGTTGCTAAGCGATTGAAAGCTAGAGGCACAGTAGAGCCGTTGATAGTCACATGGACGGGTAATATTAATCGCTACGAAAACGATTCGATGAAGGTAGAACTAATGATGTCGGCAAAGGGATCGAAGGATAAGTATTCGTTGTTTAATACCCGAACGGTGTCTGAATTAGTGCTACCGAGACAGAACGTACGATTTGCAGAAGTGGTGAAGAGATATTCACATTTGACTGGTGTACCAGTGAAGAATTTTCCGTCGGGCAAACCGAGAATTTTACTTGGGTTAGACAACATCCATCTTTTCGCGCCGCTAGAGTCACGTGTCGGTAAACCGAATGAACCGATTGCCGTGCGGTCAAAGATAGGCTGGACAGTCTATGGAACGGAGAACAGTGCACCGAGTGCTCATACGTACTTGAATCTACATTCAGTCGAACCGATGAGCAATCAGTATCTTCACGATATGTTACGAGAACAATACGTGCTAGATGAGACAGCTGTTACAACCTTTGCGATACCTGAGCCTGTGGAAGATAAACGAGCTCGAGAAATACTCGAATCTACTACGAAGCGTGTAGGTGACCGCTATGAAACGGGGTTGTTGTGGCGTGAAGACGCAAGGCGATTTCCGGATAGCTACTCGATGGCAGTACGACGGATGAAAGCTCTCGACCGAAAGCTAGAGAAAAGTCCAGAACTGAAGCGTAATGTGTGTCTGCAGATCGAAGACTATCAGGTCAAAGGATACACACATAAAGCGACCAAAGCAGAGCTAACCGATACTCCGAGGAATACGGTATGGTATTTGCTGCTAAATGTGGTGGTGAATCCAAGGAAGCCTGGCAAAATACGCCTCGTTTGGGACGCTGCAGCGTCAGTAAATGGGGTCTCCTTGAATTCGGAGTTACTCAAAGGTCCAGATATGTTGGTTCCCCTGCCTCGAGTAATTTGTCATTTCCGGGAACGTCCGGTCGCGTTTGAAGGTGACATACAAGAGATGTATCACCAGATACTGATCAGATCGGAAGATAAGCAAGCACAATGGTTTTTGTTTCATTCAAACGCAGAAGAGTCTCCGCAGGTGTACGTCATGGATGTGGCTACATTTGGTCCCACGTGTTCCCCGTGTTCAGCTCAATACGTAAAAAACTTGAACGCAGAGCGGTTTGTCCACGAGTATCCGGCGGCGGTGGAAGCCATCGTAAGACGTCATTATGTGGACGATTATTACGACAGCGTAGACACGCTCGAAGAAGCAGTGCAACGTGCAAACGAAGTGAAGTATATTCATTCGTGCGGAGGATTTCATATTAGGAATTGGGTGTCGAACTCAGCTAACTTTCTTGAAGAGTTGGGGGAACAAATCGCTGATTCTGCCGTGCATTTCAACCGAAATAAGAGCACCGAACACGAACGTGTGTTGGGGATCACGTGGGATCCGGTTCAGGATGTTTTCTATTTTGCTTCAATATCAAAATCGGAGTACAATCAGGTTCTTCGCGGAGAAGAACACCCGACTAAGAGAGTCGTACTCAGCATTGTGATGGCACAATTCGATCCTGTAGGACTTCTCGTTCCAGTCACTATTCTGGGAAAAATGCTGGTTCAAGATCTTTGGCGAACAGGATGTGAATGGGACGAAACTATCGATGATTTATCGTTCAAGAAGTGGCTACGCTGGACGAACATCTTGTTAGACGTAGAATCATTTAGGCTACCGCGAAGCTATTTCGGAAACGCAAGATCAGAGGAGATCGAAGACGTACAGCTTCACATCTTTGCAGATGCTAGCGAGACTGCATATGGATGCGTGGCGTATTTCCGCGCAATCGTGAGAGGCAAAGTAGTATGCTCGTTAGTGATAAGCCGAGCGAAGGTTGCTCCGTTAAAACAGCTTTCTATTCCGAGGCTAGAGCTTCAAGCAGCAGTGCTTGGAGCCAGACTATCAAAAACAGTGCAGGATaatcacaatttttcgataagccGTGTGGTGTTTTGGATCGACGCAGAAGTTGTGTTGTCGTGGATTCGTTCTGATCAGCGCCGCTATAAGCAATTTGTAGGTTTTCGAATCGGAGAAATCCTTAGTCTAACGAAACTGACAGACTGGTACGGTATTCCAACGAGACTTAACATTGCAGATCAGATTACAAAATGGGGTAAAGATCCAGAGATACACCCAAATAGTCCGTGGGTTCGTGGACAACCGTTTTTATACAACGTGGAAGATTGGCCAAAAAAAGCTTACCACCGGGAAACACCACTGAAGAACTACGCTCTCACTTGTTGTTACACGACGTGAAAGTGGCAGATGTTCTTGTGGATACCAATCGTTTCTCTAAATGGACTGTACTCGTGAGAGCGATGGCGTGCGTATTTCGATTCGCTTCAAACTGTCGGCAAAAGGTTAAAGGTCTACCGATTCACACGTTGCGAGCAACATGCAGACAGTTGAAAGTGCTGAAGCCTAGTAAAACCTCAACAGTTCGTATTCCGCTGCAACAAAGCGAATACGAGAAAGCAGAATTGTTTCTGTTCAAAATGGCACAGACCGAGAGCTACATCGATGAGTTGAAAGTGTTGACGAGGAATAAGGATCGTCGAATGAACGAGTGGTTAAAGATCGAGAAGTCTAGTCCGTTGTACAGATTGACACCATTAATCAACGAGAATGGGTTAATTCGAATGGAGGGCCGTGCCGAGAATGCTGAATTTCTATCGTTTGATCTGCGTTTTCCGGTGATTTTGCCACATGACCATAGAATCATGAGGTTGATTGTGCAGCATTACCATGAAAGAAGTGGTCACGGATACCGTCAGGCGGTTAAGAACGAGCTTAAGCAGCAGTTTCATAttccacatatcgacgcaattgTCCGAAAGGTATCGTCATCTTGCGTATGGTGTAAGGTTCATCGTTGTCGTCCTGAAGTCCCACGGATGGCTCCACTACCGGTGCAAAGACTTACACCAAATCTACGACCGTTTAGTTATGCTGGCGTAGATTATTTAGGACCATTTGACGTGACAGTTGGACGCCGCTCGGAAAAGCGTTGGATTGCGCTGTTTACTTGCCTAGTAACTCGTGCAGTGCATTTGGAGGTGGCCTGCGGTCTAACTACACAATCGTGCTTAATGGCAATACATCGATTCATTGGACGTCGAGGTTGGCCGAGAGAGTTTTTGTCCGACAACGGAACGAATTTCCAAGGGGCAAGTAAAGAGCTTGCGAGAGCCGTTCAAGCAATAGGAGCTGACTGCGCGGACGAACTCACAAATGCAAGAACGAAATGGACTTTCAATCCGCCTTTAGCTCCTCACATGGGAGGCGTTTGGGAGCGTCTGGTTCGTTCTGTAAAGGAAGCGCTCACTGCACTAGATGACGGAAGAAAGTTAACGGATGAAATCCTGCAGACAGCGATCGTCGAAGCGGAGGACATGATCAATTCGCGTCCTCTTACATACGTATCGGAGCAGTCTAACGAGGCAGAGGC
This genomic window contains:
- the LOC131429046 gene encoding uncharacterized protein LOC131429046; protein product: MRSRICLYCRQAESDDVDWVQCEKCQRWAHFSCAGVDSEIVNINWSCQRCKVLSVPDTAPKRRGKKSVSNSDAGSDRGGSSVQEPTEKQLEEEQLAMEMEFAKQMDLRKARLERQQAWNEFRLKQEREMRKLEHQAQRKMEEQQLEHEQEMLDRQMAAEREFLQKRDAIRKQFDNSVMKVKALKDQSGPVRNSSMIKPTKMVNQWLHGDNRGAHRRMNDGEDPKRTGMGPVDDEGDSEWNHEVSDGSDVSEVPRSRNNRSRVRLSEGTNGSGCRVGRITRDQLAARKAVSQNLPKFKGEPEVWPLFISSFEFTTAACGFSNLENLKRLQDCLQGDALEAVRSRLILPDSVPDVIGDLRNLFGRPEKLLKSLLSKVRSAPAPRADRLETFLHFGITVKQLCDHLEAARLNDHLNNPMLVQELVDKLPPSYKLDWVRYKRGKVDSSLRMFTNFINDIVSDVSEVTEFSALSMSDAGHSGRGNLRKKEFVHLHDSDQKRTEVRNDTVSKQCWICKRTDHLIKFCEDFKRMNVAERLREVERHQLCSICLNKHGNSWCTSKIRCMVRNCKGSHHSLLHRVKESVRLQKVECNTIGNPENNVIFRMMPVTLYVGERQFDTVAFLDEGSSATLVDDVVAKRLKARGTVEPLIVTWTGNINRYENDSMKVELMMSAKGSKDKYSLFNTRTVSELVLPRQNVRFAEVVKRYSHLTGVPVKNFPSGKPRILLGLDNIHLFAPLESRVGKPNEPIAVRSKIGWTVYGTENSAPSAHTYLNLHSVEPMSNQYLHDMLREQYVLDETAVTTFAIPEPVEDKRAREILESTTKRVGDRYETGLLWREDARRFPDSYSMAVRRMKALDRKLEKSPELKRNVCLQIEDYQVKGYTHKATKAELTDTPRNTVWYLLLNVVVNPRKPGKIRLVWDAAASVNGVSLNSELLKGPDMLVPLPRVICHFRERPVAFEGDIQEMYHQILIRSEDKQAQWFLFHSNAEESPQVYVMDVATFGPTCSPCSAQYVKNLNAERFVHEYPAAVEAIVRRHYVDDYYDSVDTLEEAVQRANEVKYIHSCGGFHIRNWVSNSANFLEELGEQIADSAVHFNRNKSTEHERVLGITWDPVQDVFYFASISKSEYNQVLRGEEHPTKRVVLSIVMAQFDPVGLLVPVTILGKMLVQDLWRTGCEWDETIDDLSFKKWLRWTNILLDVESFRLPRSYFGNARSEEIEDVQLHIFADASETAYGCVAYFRAIVRGKVVCSLVISRAKVAPLKQLSIPRLELQAAVLGARLSKTVQDNHNFSISRVVFWIDAEVVLSWIRSDQRRYKQFVGFRIGEILSLTKLTDWYGIPTRLNIADQITKWGKDPEIHPNSPWVRGQPFLYNVEDWPKKAYHRETPLKNYALTCCYTT
- the LOC131429047 gene encoding uncharacterized protein LOC131429047 — protein: MACVFRFASNCRQKVKGLPIHTLRATCRQLKVLKPSKTSTVRIPLQQSEYEKAELFLFKMAQTESYIDELKVLTRNKDRRMNEWLKIEKSSPLYRLTPLINENGLIRMEGRAENAEFLSFDLRFPVILPHDHRIMRLIVQHYHERSGHGYRQAVKNELKQQFHIPHIDAIVRKVSSSCVWCKVHRCRPEVPRMAPLPVQRLTPNLRPFSYAGVDYLGPFDVTVGRRSEKRWIALFTCLVTRAVHLEVACGLTTQSCLMAIHRFIGRRGWPREFLSDNGTNFQGASKELARAVQAIGADCADELTNARTKWTFNPPLAPHMGGVWERLVRSVKEALTALDDGRKLTDEILQTAIVEAEDMINSRPLTYVSEQSNEAEALTPNHFLRGSSPNQPCVHLPPPHPAVALRDAFQRSQQLASLMWERWIKEYVPSLSQRTKWFDESRVLKVGDLVYIVEGNNRKCWVRGVIEEIIPSSDGRIRQAWVRTNSGRYKRATVKLAVMEIGNSTLDVTSG